Within candidate division KSB1 bacterium, the genomic segment TATCGAATGGAGCTCGGACTCTGTATTGCAATTGACTATTGAGAGTGCAAAGAAATTGCAACTATCGTATAAACTTTTAGCCAGCTGGTATGATGTTGATAGCAAGGAAACTCTCATGCGGGCGGCAAAGGATGAAAAAAAAGGATTGATAAAATCGCTAATAGAGCAGCATTCAGAAATTGTTCTGAAAAAAAGATGATATTAGCGGCTCATCAACCTTGCTATCTTCCAAAACTCTCCTTTTTTTATAAAATGGCTCAAGCTGATATTTTCGTTTTAACCGACGATTTTCAATATACGACTCATAATTCTATAAATCGCACTCAAATCAAAACCGTGAATGGGGTGGCTTGGTTGACCGTTCCGGTTCTGACTAAGGGACATCGAAGAGAAACTATTCGGGAAACGCTTGTCGATTCATCCCAAAACTGGCAAAGAAAACACTGGCGAACTTTGTCAGTAAATTACACCTATTCGGCCTATTTTGAAAAATATGCTGATTTTTTAGAAGAAATCTATCTTTCAAAAAAATGGAAATATTTAATCGATTTAAATCTAGAGTTGATTGAGTTTGTCAAAAGGTCATTGAATTTATCTACAAAAATTGTTCTGAGTTCTGACTTGAATTTAAAGGATAAGGGGAGCGCACTTCTCGCTAAAATGTCAACCGCTTTGGGGTGTACGGCTTTTCTAACTGAACGGGATTTTGCGATATATCTTGATAGAAAACCATTTTATGAAAAAGAAGTTGAACTAATTTTTTTTTCATTTAAAGCACCGGAATATTACCAATTATTCGGTAATTTTACCCCCGGGTTATCAATCATCGACGTTCTCTTTAATGAAGGGGAAGTGAGTCGACATTTGATTACTGGAGGACAACGATTTTAAAATCAATGAAAGTTCTTGTGATCATTCCCGCTTTTAACGAAGAGAAATCGATTGGTTCGGTATTGCAGGATATTCCTGCAAGCCTGGTTTCTGAAGTTGTCGTCGTGAATAATAACTCAACCGATGATACCGCTAATGTTGCCCGGAGTCACGGAGCTACAGTTTTGAATGAAGCACAGAAGGGATATGGCAGCGCATGTCTAACCGGCATTAATTATGCAAAGAAACTCAAACCGGATTTGGTGGTTTTTTTAGATGGTGACTACAGCGATTTTCCGGACGAACTTCCAATATTATTGGATGAGATCGCTGCGGGCAGGGATCTTGTCATCGGTTCGCGTATGCTGGGCAACTCAGAGCCAGGTGCATTGTTACCCCAAGCACGTTTAGGAAATTGGTTGGCTGTTAATTTGATCCGCTTGTTTTTCGGACACAGGTTTACCGATTTAGGACCTTTTCGAGCAATAAAATGGGATAAACTCGTTTCCCTTGAAATGGCGGACAAAAATTTCGGCTGGACAGTCGAAATGCAACTCAAAGCGGTGAGAAGAGGATTGAAAATTTCTGAAGTGCCGGTCAGCTACCGAAAAAGAATCGGAGTTTCTAAAGTAACCGGTACTTTTTCAGGAACAATTAAGGCTGGCTCCAAGATTCTGTTTATGATTTTTAAATATGCGGTCCAAAAGCAGAAAACTCATCTCAACTAAGTTAAAGGCCTACGCAGGAGATGATTTTCTGCACTT encodes:
- a CDS encoding WbqC family protein gives rise to the protein MAQADIFVLTDDFQYTTHNSINRTQIKTVNGVAWLTVPVLTKGHRRETIRETLVDSSQNWQRKHWRTLSVNYTYSAYFEKYADFLEEIYLSKKWKYLIDLNLELIEFVKRSLNLSTKIVLSSDLNLKDKGSALLAKMSTALGCTAFLTERDFAIYLDRKPFYEKEVELIFFSFKAPEYYQLFGNFTPGLSIIDVLFNEGEVSRHLITGGQRF
- a CDS encoding glycosyltransferase, with product MKVLVIIPAFNEEKSIGSVLQDIPASLVSEVVVVNNNSTDDTANVARSHGATVLNEAQKGYGSACLTGINYAKKLKPDLVVFLDGDYSDFPDELPILLDEIAAGRDLVIGSRMLGNSEPGALLPQARLGNWLAVNLIRLFFGHRFTDLGPFRAIKWDKLVSLEMADKNFGWTVEMQLKAVRRGLKISEVPVSYRKRIGVSKVTGTFSGTIKAGSKILFMIFKYAVQKQKTHLN